One segment of Streptomyces sp. TG1A-8 DNA contains the following:
- a CDS encoding helix-turn-helix transcriptional regulator produces the protein MEVMTTTPGTGLGAMIRTWRDRLPPEAAGLPTARGRRTAGLRREELADLAGMSVDYIVRLEQGRATTPSAPVVASLARALQLSTAERDHLYRLARLAPPVSGAISDHLPPGVQRVLVRLGDVPVAVFAADWQLVWWNHGWAALLGDPSASPPRLRNFARDRFPVDAGPARLTRWPVTEADRAATDAAVVSDLRRATGRFPRDSRLDALIRDLNAGSSRFAELWATGEVAAHREDHKTIHHPSVGPVTVDCDILTDGDSELKIVIMTAAPGSEDETRLRLTAVAGPPATTHS, from the coding sequence ATGGAGGTCATGACGACGACACCCGGGACCGGACTGGGCGCGATGATCCGCACGTGGCGGGACCGGTTGCCCCCGGAGGCCGCCGGACTGCCGACGGCACGAGGGCGCCGCACGGCCGGGCTGCGGCGCGAGGAACTGGCCGACCTCGCAGGAATGTCGGTCGACTACATCGTGCGCCTGGAGCAGGGGCGGGCCACGACGCCCTCGGCGCCGGTGGTGGCGTCCCTGGCGCGCGCCCTGCAGCTGTCCACCGCCGAGCGGGATCACCTGTACCGGCTGGCCCGGCTCGCACCTCCGGTGAGCGGCGCGATCAGTGACCACCTTCCGCCCGGCGTGCAGCGGGTGCTCGTCCGTCTCGGGGACGTGCCGGTCGCCGTGTTCGCGGCGGACTGGCAACTGGTGTGGTGGAACCATGGGTGGGCCGCCCTGCTGGGCGACCCCTCCGCCTCGCCGCCGCGGCTGCGCAACTTCGCCCGCGACAGGTTCCCGGTGGACGCCGGCCCCGCCCGCCTCACGCGGTGGCCGGTGACCGAGGCGGACCGCGCCGCCACCGACGCCGCCGTCGTCTCCGACCTGCGCCGCGCCACCGGCCGCTTCCCCCGGGACAGCCGCCTGGACGCGCTGATCCGCGATCTGAACGCGGGCAGCAGCAGGTTCGCCGAGCTGTGGGCGACCGGAGAGGTGGCCGCACACCGCGAGGACCACAAGACGATTCACCACCCCTCGGTGGGCCCGGTCACGGTGGACTGCGACATCCTGACCGACGGCGACTCCGAGCTCAAGATCGTCATCATGACCGCCGCACCCGGCAGCGAGGACGAGACCAGGCTCCGGCTCACCGCCGTCGCCGGACCGCCGGCCACCACGCACAGCTGA
- a CDS encoding SDR family NAD(P)-dependent oxidoreductase, whose amino-acid sequence MAITFITGANKGLGRETARRLIEHGHTVLVGARNREQGEEAAAALGARYVPIDVRDDASVAAAAANVAEHEGRIDVLINNAGVHGAAGDPSDLTAADALAVFDVNVIGVIRTTTAFLPLLRRSDDPMIVNVSSGMGSLALTHDPDRPESHVVAPLYTSSKAALTMLTTQYAKGLKDIRVNAADPGYTATDLNGHSGPRTVTEGTDAIVALATEGPGAATGRFVPRHGEIAWS is encoded by the coding sequence ATGGCGATCACCTTCATCACCGGAGCCAACAAGGGTCTCGGCCGCGAGACCGCCCGCCGCCTGATCGAGCACGGCCACACCGTGCTCGTCGGAGCCCGCAACCGTGAGCAGGGCGAGGAGGCCGCCGCAGCGCTCGGCGCACGCTACGTTCCCATCGACGTCAGGGACGACGCGTCCGTGGCCGCCGCGGCCGCGAACGTCGCCGAACACGAGGGCAGGATCGACGTCCTGATCAACAACGCCGGTGTGCACGGTGCCGCCGGCGATCCCAGCGACCTCACCGCCGCCGATGCCCTCGCCGTTTTCGACGTCAACGTCATCGGCGTCATCCGCACCACCACCGCGTTCCTGCCACTGCTGCGCCGTTCGGATGACCCTATGATCGTCAACGTCAGCAGCGGCATGGGCTCCCTCGCCCTCACCCACGACCCCGACCGGCCCGAGTCGCATGTCGTCGCGCCGCTGTACACCTCCTCGAAGGCGGCGCTGACGATGCTGACCACGCAGTACGCCAAGGGACTCAAGGACATCCGCGTCAACGCCGCCGATCCCGGCTACACCGCGACCGACCTCAACGGTCACAGCGGCCCCCGGACCGTCACCGAGGGCACGGACGCGATCGTGGCCCTCGCCACCGAGGGGCCCGGCGCCGCGACCGGGCGCTTCGTCCCCCGCCACGGCGAGATCGCCTGGTCCTGA
- a CDS encoding TetR-like C-terminal domain-containing protein: protein MTTSHAHDPHQDSPEAAVLRMKAEAVRRLAARQHVDLDPSGVARDAGLDPVRAEEFFPDRDSLLTTLVLDAYNAMGDSAERAATEAEKAGADRLGRWTACWEGVRGWALAHPEEYVLIWGRPVPGYSAPPETMAAGARTVLVLLGVVREALQAGELAVDHVPAPALSEGMARTTETLAGGLLSGLPAPVIARMLIMWTQLHGMVGFEVNGHVAGVAADPGAFFTHAATAMGQYVGLTR, encoded by the coding sequence ATGACGACTTCCCATGCCCACGACCCCCACCAGGACAGCCCCGAGGCGGCCGTCTTACGCATGAAGGCCGAGGCGGTCCGCCGCCTGGCGGCTCGTCAGCACGTCGATCTGGACCCGAGCGGGGTGGCCCGCGACGCCGGGCTCGACCCGGTGCGCGCCGAGGAGTTCTTCCCCGACCGGGACAGCCTGTTGACCACGCTCGTCCTGGACGCCTACAACGCCATGGGCGACAGCGCGGAGCGGGCCGCGACCGAGGCGGAGAAGGCGGGAGCCGACCGGCTGGGACGCTGGACCGCCTGCTGGGAGGGCGTGCGCGGCTGGGCGCTCGCCCACCCCGAGGAGTACGTCCTGATCTGGGGCCGGCCCGTGCCCGGCTACAGCGCCCCGCCGGAGACCATGGCCGCGGGTGCCCGCACCGTGCTCGTCCTCCTCGGTGTGGTGCGAGAGGCGCTCCAGGCCGGAGAACTCGCCGTGGACCACGTCCCCGCGCCCGCGCTGTCCGAGGGCATGGCACGCACCACCGAGACGCTGGCCGGTGGTCTGCTGAGCGGGCTGCCCGCCCCCGTCATCGCCCGCATGCTCATCATGTGGACCCAGCTGCACGGCATGGTCGGTTTCGAGGTCAACGGCCATGTCGCGGGTGTCGCCGCGGACCCGGGGGCGTTCTTCACCCACGCGGCGACGGCCATGGGACAGTACGTCGGCCTGACCCGCTGA
- a CDS encoding NAD(P)/FAD-dependent oxidoreductase, which produces MDLLVAGGGPAGLATALHAARAGLDVTVWEQRAGTVDKACGEGLMPGAVAALAALGVHPRGRDLLGVRYVAGPHRADAVFRAGPGRGVRRTTLHAALREAVSAAGVRVEQRTVRRVEQDGDGVVVDGTRAGHLVAADGLHSPIRRALGLHRPRRAHRRHGLRRHYVLGPWSDRVEVHWARGAEAYVTPVADDLVGVAVLTAGCGPYDDHLADFPELRERLAGAGTAGPVRGAGPLRQDTSARTAGRVLLVGDAAGYVDALTGEGIALALAQASAAVRAVIGGDPGAYEREWRRLTRRHRWLTHVLLGAARVPPVRAALVPAAQRLPWLFSAAVGALARPAGT; this is translated from the coding sequence ATGGACCTGCTCGTCGCGGGCGGGGGACCCGCGGGTCTCGCCACGGCCCTGCACGCGGCCAGGGCGGGGCTCGACGTGACCGTCTGGGAGCAGCGTGCCGGCACCGTCGACAAGGCGTGCGGCGAGGGCCTGATGCCGGGTGCCGTCGCCGCCCTGGCAGCACTCGGCGTTCACCCGCGGGGGCGCGACCTGCTGGGCGTCCGGTACGTCGCCGGACCGCACCGGGCCGACGCCGTCTTCCGGGCGGGCCCGGGCCGCGGAGTGCGTCGCACCACGCTGCACGCGGCGCTGCGCGAGGCGGTGTCGGCCGCGGGCGTGCGGGTCGAGCAGCGCACCGTGCGCCGTGTCGAGCAGGACGGGGACGGTGTGGTGGTCGACGGCACCCGTGCCGGCCACCTCGTCGCGGCCGACGGTCTGCACTCGCCGATCCGCCGGGCCCTGGGTCTGCACCGGCCCCGCCGGGCCCACCGGCGGCACGGGCTGCGGCGCCACTACGTGCTCGGCCCCTGGAGCGACCGCGTCGAGGTGCACTGGGCCCGCGGCGCGGAGGCCTACGTGACGCCGGTGGCCGACGACCTCGTGGGCGTCGCGGTGCTCACCGCCGGCTGCGGCCCGTACGACGACCACCTCGCCGACTTCCCCGAGCTGCGGGAGCGGTTGGCCGGGGCCGGGACCGCCGGACCGGTGCGCGGGGCGGGTCCGCTCCGCCAGGACACCAGCGCGCGCACCGCCGGCCGGGTGCTGCTCGTCGGTGACGCGGCCGGCTACGTCGACGCGCTGACCGGCGAGGGCATCGCCCTGGCGCTCGCACAGGCCTCGGCGGCGGTGCGGGCGGTCATCGGCGGTGACCCGGGGGCCTACGAACGGGAGTGGCGGCGACTCACCCGGCGCCACCGCTGGCTGACGCACGTGCTGCTCGGCGCGGCGAGGGTGCCCCCGGTCCGCGCGGCGCTGGTGCCCGCGGCGCAGCGGCTGCCGTGGCTGTTCTCCGCGGCCGTCGGCGCGCTGGCGCGTCCGGCGGGGACGTGA
- a CDS encoding isoprenylcysteine carboxyl methyltransferase family protein, which translates to MNGQVLFTALVLAVGLERAAELVVARRNAAWSLARGGVESGRGHYPVMVVLHTGLLAGALAEVWVRRPDAVPVLAWSMLALVAASQALRWWCIATLGRQWNTRVIVVPGAPRVTGGPYRRLPHPNYAAVAVEGIALPLVHSAWVTAVVFTVLNGFLLTARIRAEAAALARLA; encoded by the coding sequence GTGAACGGTCAGGTCCTGTTCACCGCCCTGGTCCTGGCCGTCGGTCTGGAGCGGGCCGCCGAGCTGGTCGTGGCCCGCCGCAACGCCGCCTGGAGCCTCGCGCGCGGCGGCGTGGAGTCCGGGCGGGGGCACTACCCGGTCATGGTGGTGCTGCACACGGGACTGCTGGCCGGTGCGCTCGCGGAGGTCTGGGTGCGCCGGCCGGACGCCGTACCGGTCCTCGCCTGGAGCATGCTCGCCCTCGTCGCGGCCTCGCAGGCGCTGCGCTGGTGGTGCATCGCCACCTTGGGCCGGCAGTGGAACACCCGGGTGATCGTCGTGCCCGGTGCTCCGCGCGTGACCGGCGGCCCCTACCGCCGGCTCCCGCACCCGAACTACGCCGCCGTCGCCGTCGAGGGGATCGCGCTCCCGCTGGTGCACTCGGCCTGGGTCACGGCGGTCGTCTTCACCGTGCTGAACGGGTTCCTGCTCACCGCCCGCATCCGCGCCGAGGCCGCCGCCCTGGCGCGGCTGGCCTGA